One window from the genome of Hyperolius riggenbachi isolate aHypRig1 chromosome 6, aHypRig1.pri, whole genome shotgun sequence encodes:
- the CEBPG gene encoding CCAAT/enhancer-binding protein gamma isoform X1, translating to MVFTKLESYHKQQFYFETHKRRVPPGVSKFAPVRKFITILPKIQNKADFLWGAVAKLISQKVVCRVPPEQVNRGFYSHVFLAQKPSGDQRMILNLKKRNPFLKEKKFRMENIYSVRNVLMKGMFLASIDLQDAYLHLPIHPGHQKYLRFAIQKGSLTAHYQFQALPFGLTSAPRIFTKIVAEMIQFLHLQKINVIPYLDDFLIVNRDKNQLERDCVLCLQIMQSLGWIINTAKSDLNPSKTMTFLGFMIDTDLEIISLTQEKIVKLMRSVERVQVSRNLAIRELMLVLGLMTSAIPAVEWAQAHSRVLQKFILKNWDKTQESLERKVLISREVKISLDWWRSSETLSGGRKWRQNNPVRVTTDASAWGAHCAHLQAQGQWSTEISRKSSNYRELLAVKNALISFQEKIVNKEVVVFSDNMVVISYLNKQGGTRSEILLNLSLEIMEWSEDHLLSLTAVHIRGDRNILADTLSRQLILEIEWELNPRIFKLIVERWGQPILDLFATAQNAKTKDFCSIQTGTQRNRLDTFSVHWGEGLIYAFLPFKLIQKVVCKIVKDKALVILVVPWWPKRCWFPQLKRVALEEPFKLPVSQDMVTQGKAVHPDPQWLQLGS from the coding sequence ATGGTTTTTACCAAATTGGAGTCGTATcacaaacaacaattttattttgaaactCATAAAAGACGGGTACCGCCTGGAGTTTCAAAATTTGCCCCAGTAAGAAAGTTTATTACGATTCTTCCAAAAATCCAAAACAAAGCAGATTttttgtggggagcagtcgcaAAATTAATTTCTCAGAAAGTAGTTTGCAGGGTGCCCCCAGAAcaagtaaacaggggattttattCCCATGTGTTCCTTGCTCAGAAACCGTCAGGGGATCAGAGAATGATTTTAAATTTGAAAAAACGGAATCCTTTTCTTAAAGAAAAGAAGTTTCGTATGGAGAATATTTATTCGGTGAGGAATGTGCTGATGAAGGGGATGTTCTTGGCTTCAATAGATCTCCAGGATGCATATTTGCATTTGCCCATTCATCCAGGTCATCAGAAATACCTGAGATTTGCCATCCAGAAAGGAAGTCTAACTGCCCATTATCAATTCCAAGCTCTCCCGTTTGGTCTGACATCAGCACCAAGGATTTTCACAAAAATTGTAGCGGAGATGATCCAGTTTCTTCATTTACAGAAGATAAATGTGATCCCTTATCTCGACGATTTTTTGATTGTCAACAGGGACAAGAATCAATTAGAAAGGGACTGTGTTCTGTGCCTACAGATTATGCAGTCTCTAGGATGGATAATAAATACAGCAAAATCAGATTTGAATCCATCAAAAACCATGACGTTTCTGGGATTTATGATCGATACAGATCTGGAAATTATTTCTCTGACCCAGGAGAAGATTGTAAAATTAATGAGGTCAGTGGAAAGAGTTCAGGTTTCAAGAAATTTAGCAATCAGAGAATTGATGTTGGTCCTAGGATTAATGACATCAGCAATACCAGCAGTAGAGTGGGCTCAGGCTCACTCAAGAGTACTTCAGAAGTTTATCTTAAAGAACTGGGACAAAACGCAGGAATCCCTAGAACGCAAGGTTTTGATAAGCAGAGAGGTGAAAATTTCGCTAGATTGGTGGAGGAGTTCAGAGACTCTTTCCGGCGGAAGGAAGTGGAGACAAAACAATCCAGTGAGAGTAACAACAGATGCCAGTGCTTGGGGTGCTCATTGTGCGCACCTTCAGGCTCAGGGACAATGGTCAACAGAAATTTCCAGGAAATCATCAAATTACAGAGAACTTTTGGCAGTAAAGAATGCGCTGATAAGTTTTCAAGAGAAGATTGTAAACAAGGAAGTGGTAGTTTTTTCAGACAACATGGTGGTGATATCATATCTCAACAAGCAAGGAGGTACGAGATCAGAGATATTGTTGAACCTGTCTCTGGAGATCATGGAATGGTCAGAAGATCATCTACTTTCTTTAACGGCAGTCCATATAAGAGGAGATCGAAATATTTTGGCAGACACTCTGAGTCGTCAGCTGATACTGGAGATCGAGTGGGAGCTGAATCCACGTATTTTCAAGTTAATTGTAGAAAGATGGGGCCAGCCGATACTAGACCTGTTTGCTACAGCACAGAATGCAAAGACCAAGGATTTCTGCTCTATCCAGACAGGTACTCAGCGGAATCGTCTGGATACATTCTCAGTTCACTGGGGGGAAGGTCTGATATATGCCTTTCTGCCATTCAAGCTAATCCAGAAGGTGGTGTGCAAAATTGTAAAAGACAAGGCCCTGGTGATTCTAGTGGTACCCTGGTGGCCAAAGAGATGCTGGTTTCCACAGTTGAAGAGAGTGGCATTAGAGGAACCATTCAAGTTACCGGTGTCGCAGGACATGGTGACGCAGGGAAAAGCAGTTCATCCAGATCCTCAGTGGCTCCAGCTTGGATCCTGA